Proteins co-encoded in one Nicotiana sylvestris chromosome 7, ASM39365v2, whole genome shotgun sequence genomic window:
- the LOC138873523 gene encoding uncharacterized protein, producing the protein MVAAWGETLDEELEDEAGDEQALMAIGESDDEQEVSILHLKDKIKFLSKERLSELLSDFIDEFEIIKNEKEEMSRKCMILKAKCKNLESRANESESENTELKNQVFELDTSVLELRSENLKLKLGTGKKKGDHRHLTLEENLGKMKDELYRKDEQIRVLKEDLGKVKHKLDRTCKWNKASDALSWLHEHNSSNKRGLG; encoded by the coding sequence atggtcgCTGCCTGGGGAGAAACATTAGATGAGGAAttagaagatgaagctggagatgaacaagctctTATGGCCATAGGAGAATCAgacgatgaacaagaggtaagtattcttcatctcaaagacaagattaaatttctgtctaaagaaaggttgtctgagctattgtcggatttcattgatgagtttgagataattaaaaatgaaaaggaagagaTGTCTAGGAAATgtatgatcctaaaagccaagtgcaaaaatctagagtctagggctaatgagagtgaaagtgaaaatactgagttgaagaaccaggttttTGAACTTGATactagtgtcctagaacttaggtctgagaacttaaaactgaaactaggaacaggaaagaagaaaggTGATCACAGGcatctcaccctagaagaaaacttaggaaaaatgaaggatgagctatacaggaaagatgagcagataagagtactaaaagaagatctagggaaggtaaaacataaactagacagaacttgcaaatggaacaaggcttctgatgcactctccTGGCTACACGAACATaacagtagcaacaaaagaggacttggttag
- the LOC138873524 gene encoding KNR4/SMI1 homolog produces MAKSRQGANAETLEANENAPSEELGATSTGHSLSLPTYSEGEIEEANALRMLDPSKILKQDPFQGCYVGVEDANDLNDTSTIFDEAQHLLSQAITKFRDEISQCEAELKKVSEDNTLISQLQQKIYTIGQLWSEVDQVKADCHQWKNNMDQLAVDKEAVMSQLASTEAQLQGIEEKGLTQAKKIEELEAELARTRAETIQSKAEAVQAKAEAKTIRVAPDKSNAMYFWDAAAVQVELKEASDRGKRSNDLAKHQAWRKTLEEIHARGFDLAEEIAEAKVRETVARFLVSSDDEDIVSGSEDGESEEDVPEGEKAPQDRATEGAVSECDASGDVASKID; encoded by the exons ATGGCGAAGAGTCGGC AGGGGGCAAATGCTGAGACCCTTGAAGCTAATGAGAACGCCCCGAGTGAAGAGCTCGGGGCCACGTCAACAGGTCACTCCCTTTCTTTGCCAACTTATTCTGAGGGGGAAATCGAGGAGGCCAACGCTCTGCGAATGCTCGATCCGAGCAAGATCCTCAAGCAAGATCCCTTTCAAGGTTGCTACGTTGGGGTTGAGGATGCCAACGACCTCAACGACACATCCACCATCTTTGACGAGGCTCAACATCTCCTCTCCCAG GCCATCACAAAGTTTAGAGATGAGATAAGCCAGTGTGAGGCCGAACTCAAGAAAGTTTCGG AGGATAACACTTTGATATCCCAGCTGCAGCAAAAGATATATACGATTGGGCAACTCTGGAGCGAGGTTGATCAAGTTAAAGCTGATTGTCATCAGTGGAAGAATAACATGGATCAACTAGCTGTCGATAAAGAGGCTGTTATGTCCCAACTTGCCTCGACTGAAGCCCAACTCCAGGGCATTGAAGAGAAAGGTCTGACTCAGGCCAAGAAGATCGAGGAGTTGGAGGCCGAGCTCGCCAGAACCCGGGCCGAAACCATACAGTCCAAGGCTGAAGCTGTACAAGCTAAGGCCGAAGCTAAGACGATCAGGGTTGCGCCTGATAAATCCAATGCCATGTACTTTTGGGATGCTGCAGCCGTTCAAGTTGAGTTGAAGGAGGCCTCCGATCGGGGAAAGCGGAGCAATGATTTGGCTAAGCACCAAGCCTGGAGGAAGACTCTTGAAGAAATTCATGCCCGGGGATTTGATCTTGCTGAGGAGATAGCCGAGGCAAAGGTGCGGGAAACTGTTGCCAGGTTTCTTGTCTCCTCCGATGATGAGGACATAGTGAGTGGCTCTGAGGACGGGGAAAGTGAAGAAGATGTTCCCGAGGGAGAGAAGGCTCCCCAAGATAGAGCTACTGAAGGTGCAGTTTCTGAATGTGACGCTTCTGGGGATGTAGCCTCGAAAATAGATTag
- the LOC138873522 gene encoding uncharacterized mitochondrial protein AtMg00810-like: MEESKEIDTPIANATKLDVDEPGSSVDQNLYRGMIGLLLYLTASKPDIIFSVGLCARFQANPKESHLTAVEKILRYLKGTIDLCLWYPKGSNFNLVGYADADYACFLVDRKSTSGMTHFRGSCLVSWAT; encoded by the coding sequence atggaagaatctaaagaaatagacacacccattgcaaatGCCACTAAATTAGAtgttgatgaacctggttcatcagttgatcaaaatttgtataggggtatgattggtttactcttgtatcttactgctagcaaaCCTGACATTATTtttagtgtagggctttgtgctcgctttCAGGCAAATCCTAAAGAGTCTCACCTGACTGCTGTCGAAAAGAtactaagatacttgaaaggcaccattgatctgtgtctttggtatcccaaaggtagcaatttcaatctagtaggatatgctgatgctgattatgcatgttttctagtggataggaagagcacctcaggtatgacacACTTCCGTGgatcatgtcttgtgtcatgggctacttAA